From the genome of Geothrix sp. 21YS21S-4, one region includes:
- a CDS encoding CatB-related O-acetyltransferase gives MLGVLKKLVKWGKFSLLARRRGIRIGKHCHIGFHSELEGGNTILDGTTFDGRLGYGSYLGERCRISGSIGRYCSISAEVATILGRHPTAAFVSTHPAFYSLQKQAGFTYTPTQLFDEYAFADPEDRYCVVIGNDVLISHGVKLLEGVTVGDGAILAAGSLVRSDVEPYAIYAGVPARKIGQRFDDATIEHLLKLRWWDRDEDWLRIHAPLFQDIERFLASCREDLEPHLTRVPE, from the coding sequence ATGCTGGGCGTCCTCAAGAAGCTGGTGAAGTGGGGAAAGTTCTCCCTCCTGGCGCGGCGGCGCGGCATCCGCATCGGGAAGCACTGCCACATCGGGTTCCACAGCGAGCTGGAAGGCGGAAACACGATCCTGGACGGGACCACCTTCGATGGCCGGCTGGGCTACGGATCCTATCTGGGGGAGCGCTGCCGGATCTCCGGATCCATCGGGCGCTACTGCTCGATCAGCGCCGAGGTCGCCACCATCCTGGGGCGGCACCCCACCGCCGCGTTCGTGTCCACCCATCCGGCCTTCTATTCGCTGCAGAAGCAGGCGGGCTTCACCTACACCCCGACCCAGCTGTTCGACGAGTACGCCTTCGCGGACCCGGAGGATCGGTACTGCGTCGTCATCGGCAACGACGTCCTGATCAGCCACGGCGTGAAGCTGCTCGAAGGCGTGACGGTGGGCGACGGGGCCATCCTCGCGGCGGGTTCCCTGGTGCGGTCCGACGTGGAGCCCTATGCGATCTACGCCGGCGTGCCCGCCCGCAAGATCGGCCAGCGGTTCGACGACGCCACCATCGAGCATCTTCTGAAACTCCGCTGGTGGGACCGGGACGAGGACTGGCTGCGGATCCACGCGCCCCTGTTCCAGGACATCGAGCGGTTCCTCGCCTCCTGCCGGGAGGACCTGGAGCCGCACCTGACCCGGGTCCCCGAATGA